A window of Diadema setosum chromosome 2, eeDiaSeto1, whole genome shotgun sequence contains these coding sequences:
- the LOC140246342 gene encoding probable G-protein coupled receptor, producing the protein MDAASLNMSWNRTDLAHDSTPAIAIIFEMVLMVAINLSAIVANTLVLVILAKTPALHTLTHFFVANLCTLDLLCSVTVIPFSIVAYGMGEWRLGQTYCEVNGFSNTFFATASILTLSVISVERYYSIAHPMVYAAKMTIKRTVLLLVYIWAQSAILSVPPLLGLNSYSFNANRGHCTFVWERTVRHIVYVVALALLCFVIPGGVVIVTYFKVFHIAREAARQVCPLPSVENYGSTTRRDVPTVSQSRHGETGTAGGPARGEGSKPDSKQTDVPSPTSHNCFSIKRFSRTKSKHSESSQSGDLKAAKTILLIVGAFFLLWTPYFILHVFGVIHGAFRRQELWERLTTWLAYTSCVINPILYGMLNRHIRQELTHMADVCKNCILRRGSQDEDDFPGGAEDFFQFLERTTTTTTTTGSSRTTGAKIAELEANRIPGQIDEISEGN; encoded by the coding sequence CGATTCAACACCAGCTATAGCCATAATTTTTGAAATGGTGCTCATGGTTGCTATCAATCTATCCGCCATCGTCGCCAACACGCTGGTACTCGTCATTCTCGCAAAGACACCGGCTCTTCATACTCTCACACACTTCTTTGTTGCCAACCTCTGTACTCTAGATCTCCTATGCTCGGTAACAGTCATTCCGTTCTCGATCGTAGCGTATGGTATGGGCGAGTGGAGACTAGGACAAACCTACTGCGAAGTCAATGGATTTAGCAATACTTTCTTTGCCACAGCCTCCATCCTCACTCTCAGCGTTATTAGCGTTGAGCGATATTACTCCATCGCTCATCCTATGGTTTACGCGGCAAAGATGACTATCAAAAGGACGGTCCTTCTTTTAGTCTACATCTGGGCCCAGTCTGCCATCTTATCGGTGCCGCCCTTGCTCGGTCTAAATTCGTATTCCTTTAACGCAAACCGTGGACACTGCACGTTTGTTTGGGAGCGGACAGTTCGTCATATTGTCTACGTGGTTGCATTAGCCTTATTGTGTTTTGTGATACCAGGAGGGGTTGTCATAGTgacatatttcaaagtatttcaCATTGCGCGAGAGGCTGCGCGTCAGGTGTGTCCTCTGCCTTCCGTAGAAAACTACGGTTCAACGACGCGCCGAGATGTGCCGACAGTGAGTCAATCGAGACATGGAGAAACCGGAACAGCAGGAGGACCTGCTAGAGGAGAGGGATCTAAGCCAGACTCAAAGCAAACAGATGTCCCCTCTCCCACTTCTCATAACTGTTTTTCGATTAAACGATTCTCACGAACCAAATCCAAACACTCAGAGTCCTCCCAAAGCGGCGACCTTAAGGCTGCAAAAACCATTCTCTTGATTGTAGGGGCATTTTTTCTCCTCTGGACACCGTACTTCATACTTCACGTATTTGGCGTCATTCATGGAGCCTTTCGCCGCCAAGAGCTCTGGGAACGCCTCACCACATGGCTTGCCTACACCTCATGTGTCATTAACCCGATTCTCTACGGCATGCTAAACCGACACATTCGTCAGGAGCTTACTCACATGGCCGATGTCTGCAAGAACTGCATCCTTCGGCGCGGCTCTCAGGATGAGGACGATTTCCCTGGCGGTGCCGAGGATTTCTTCCAATTTTTGGAGAGAACGACGACGACCACGACGACGACAGGGAGTTCGAGGACGACTGGAGCAAAGATTGCAGAGTTAGAAGCTAACCGCATACCGGGACAAATTGACGAGATCTCCGAAGGCAACTAG